The sequence cataccatttatgtcatgctcaggttacactctgtccaatacattctaattaatcaccattttcatctatgatatatagcaatcatggtagtgatgacatacattattatataataattaacatactacaattcaactcatgggctattctcacccagtatcaaatccccttgaggtacacaccggacctccccattcttttgcattacccaccaagtgcatccaggtccctgagcaaaagcaattccacgaatgggtttgccttttcctgaggcaggagtagcccagactgttttacccagcatgtttcttacgtgcactacaggaactttatccccttctacagtgcgtaacaggtttgattgggcaggtccagctcggttggcagatcccctggtattgactaaccaggtggcctttgccaaatgtgtatcccaatttttgaatgtcccagcacccattgctttcagtgtagtcttcaacagtccattgtatcgttcaacttttccagaggctggtgcatgataggggatgtgatacacccactcaataccatgttctttggcccaagtgtctataaggttgtttcggaaatgagtcccgttgtctgactcaattctctctggggtgccatgtcgcaataagacttgcttttcaaggcccaggatagtgttccgggcggtggcatggggcacaggatatgtttccagccatccggtggttgcttccaccattgtaagtacgtggcgcttgccgttgcgggtttgagggagtgtgatgtaatcaatctgccaggcctctccatatttatatttcagccatcgtcctccataccaaagaggttttgaccgtttggcttgcttgattgcagcacatgtttcacagtcatgaataacctgtgctatagtgtccatggtcaggtccacccctcgatcacgagcccatctgtaggttgcatctctaccttgatggcctgaggtgtcatgggcccatcgggctataaataattcacctttatgttgccagtccaggtccacctgagccacttcaatcttagcagcctgatccacctgctggttgttttggtgttcttcagtagcccgattcttgggcacatgagcatctacatggcgtacctttacaaccaggttctctacccgggcagcaatatcttgccacaatgccgcagcccagatgggcttgcccctgcgctgccagttgttctgcttccattgctgtaaccacccccacagggcatttgctaccatccatgaatcagtatagagatagagaactggccacttttctcgttcagcaatatctaaagccagctgaatggcttttacttctgcaaactgactcgattcaccttctccctcagcagcttctgcaactcgtcgtgtaggactccatacagcagctttccatctccgatgctttcccacaatacgacaggacccatcagtgaacaaggcatatttcttctcattttccagtagcttgttgtacaggggggcttcttcagcacgaaccacctcctcctctggtgatatcccaaagtatttgccttctggccagtccataatcacctccaagattcctgggcgactggggtttcctattcgagcccgctgagtaatcagtgcaacccacttgctccatgtagcatcagttgcatgatgcgtagaggggacccttcctttgaacatccagcctagtaccggcagtcggggtgccaggaggagctgcgcttcagtaccgaccacttccgaagcagatcgaactccttcatatgctgccaatatctccttttcagttggagtatagcgggcttcagatcctctgtatccccgactccaaaaccccaggggtcgacctcgagtttccccaggttctttctgccataggctccaggtgggaccattctctccggctgcggtgtagagcacattctttacatctggtcctgttcagactggcccgagggctactgcatgaactatttcctgcttaatttgttcaaaggcttgtcgttgctcagggccccattcaaaagcattcttcttacgggttacttggtagagcgggtttacaatcagactgtaatttggaatatgcattctccaaaaccccacgacacctaggaaagtttgtgtttcttttttgctagttggtggagacatagctgttatcttgttgatcacatccattgggatttgacgacgtccatcttgccatttaattcctaaaaactggatctctcgtgcaggtcctttaactttattctgttttatggcaaaaccggccttcagaaggatttggactattttcttccctttctcgaaaacttcttctgcagtgtcaccccacacaatgatgtcatcgatgtactgcaggtgttcaggagcttccccctgctccagcgcagactggatcagtccatggcaaatggtagggctgtgtttccacccctggggcagccgattccaagtatattggactcccctccaagtgaaagcaaactgtggcctgcactgtgctgctagagggatggagaaaaatgcattagcgatatcaattgtggcataccacttggctgcctttgattccagttcatactggagttctagcatgtccggcactgcagcactcagtggtggcgtgacttcgttcaggccacgatagtccactgttagtctccactcaccattagactttcgcactggccatatgggactattaaaaggtgaatgagtcttgctgatcactccttggctctccagttgacgaattagcttatggatgggactcagggagtctcggttggtgcgatattgccgccggtgcacagttgtggtagcgatcggcacttgctgttcttcaaccctcagcaaccccacaacagaagggtcctctgagagaccaggcaaggtagacaactgtttaatgtcctctgtctccaaagcagctatgccaaaagcccagcggaacccttttgggtccttgaaatatcctcttctaagatagtctatgccaaggatgcacggagcatctgggccagtcacaatacggtgcttttgccactcattaccggttagacttacttcagcctccaatacagttaactgctgggatccccccgtcacaccataaatacagatgggctctggccctttatagcttgatggcattagagtacattgtgcaccggtgtctaccaaagccttatacttctgtgcgtctgacgtgccaggccatcgaatccacacagtccaataaactcgattgtccctttcctccccctggctggaggcagggcccctctagtcctggtcagaatcttcatttctgtgtttaaaggactgcctgctggaagttggagcagcaaacctttcagagaactcctttttcccaattgttttcctttgcaattcacgtacccgtgcctctagggtcgcagtagattttccatcccattttctcatgtcctctccatggtcacgtaggtaaaaccacagggtggcgcggtgtgtgtgcccaccatattgtcttccttgcatggatgaacgtttacccctaatagctgagacactggtttgtacaggtggggaggaaaataatctctcttcaagttggtggatcttttcagaaagtttctccaaggtattctcttttagctggtggacactggttcgttcaggtgaaggggaagataatctttcttcaagttggtggatcttttcagaaagtttctccaaagcattctcttttagctggtggacactggttcgttcaggtgaaggggaagacaaattctctttaagttggtggacctcttcagagagtttctccacagctgagacacaggcctttagggaagaggagagatttccttcgtactgccggagtattttagtcacttcattcactgtgggattctcctccattttccaggctagtattgccaatgagttggcatatgatgatggggcactctgtacaaacctccgccacatgggtagtgtacaccggactgcatctggatctgcggatgtttgtgcgtcgtctaggtccttataaattacttcccgtacggccaattccctcaggtactgaattcccttctccatggtggtccatttgcttggtaaacatacaagttcttccttgaagggatacctttccttcacagctgacaggagacgccttcagaggctgcgagattgtgctccatctccaattgctttgtcaatgcatgcgtccctagcaagggatcccagccgcctggcttccttgccctccaattccacataattggctcccgtgtcccagcaccggagcagccaggtgacaagctgctcgcctatacagcgaccaaaatcttttcgcacatctcgtagctcacgctggtatagagtccgggtaattactgttgatttttcgacatcctcatcctcatcttcagtcttctgcacctttgatggccggtgtagagtccgggtagttactgttgattttccgacatcctcatcctcatcttcagtctcctgcatctttgatggctggtatggagtccgggtagttactgttgatttttcgccatcctcatcctcatcttcagtctcctgcacctttgatggcccagcctcgtcttcactacgcccagacttagcagaagactgtctgcgttttaaacgacctgagcctctataccattttttcaccttgtctacaggggcaacttgcactgctacagctcgtttttctgacccagacacagggtctgccacaggggttggaataccctctgcggggtcaacttgcactgctacagctcgtttttctgacccagacacagggtctgccacaggggttggaataccctctgcggggtcaacttgcactgctacagctcgtttctctgacccagacacagggtctgccacaggggttggaataccctctgcggggtcaacttgcactgctacagctcgtttctctgacccagccacaggagtgggagcagctgcacgagctggggcagctgcaggagctggagcggctgcaggggctggagctggagcggctgcaggagccggaacggctgcaggagctggagcggctgcaggagctggag comes from Anser cygnoides isolate HZ-2024a breed goose chromosome 1, Taihu_goose_T2T_genome, whole genome shotgun sequence and encodes:
- the LOC125179745 gene encoding uncharacterized protein; its protein translation is MFKGRVPSTHHATDATWSKWVALITQRARIGNPSRPGILEVIMDWPEGKYFGISPEEEVVRAEEAPLYNKLLENEKKYALFTDGSCRIVGKHRRWKAAVWSPTRRVAEAAEGEGESSQFAEVKAIQLALDIAEREKWPVLYLYTDSWMVANALWGWLQQWKQNNWQRRGKPIWAAALWQDIAARVENLVVKVRHVDAHVPKNRATEEHQNNQQVDQAAKIEVAQVDLDWQHKGELFIARWAHDTSGHQGRDATYRWARDRGVDLTMDTIAQVIHDCETCAAIKQAKRSKPLWYGGRWLKYKYGEAWQIDYITLPQTRNGKRHVLTMVEATTGWLETYPVPHATARNTILGLEKQVLLRHGTPERIESDNGTHFRNNLIDTWAKEHGIEWVYHIPYHAPASGKVERYNGLLKTTLKAMGAGTFKNWDTHLAKATWLVNTRGSANRAGPAQSNLLRTVEGDKVPVVHVRNMLGKTVWATPASGKGKPIRGIAFAQGPGCTWWVMQKNGEVRCVPQGDLILGENSP